A stretch of Sphingorhabdus sp. YGSMI21 DNA encodes these proteins:
- a CDS encoding response regulator, which yields MTNKTHILLVDDEASLREPLAEYLIKQGYKVQQAADASIARSLLNAYDFDIILLDIMMPGEDGLSLCRFVTDKTDIPVIFISAKTEETERIIGLELGADDYITKPFSPRELVARIKVVLRRAEKNGTAPNGASGGAYQFSGWTLKCDKRSLVDADGVSVSLSTGEYQMLLALVSRAGKVLNRDQLLDITQGREAHAFDRAVDNQISRLRRKIEADPKNPEIIKTVWGGGYVLAGEVKSL from the coding sequence ATGACGAACAAGACCCACATATTGCTGGTCGATGACGAAGCTTCGCTCCGCGAGCCACTGGCCGAATATCTGATCAAGCAGGGCTACAAGGTCCAGCAGGCCGCCGACGCCAGTATCGCGCGGTCGCTGCTCAATGCTTATGACTTCGACATCATCCTGCTCGACATCATGATGCCCGGCGAAGACGGCCTCAGCCTGTGCCGCTTTGTCACCGACAAGACCGATATCCCGGTCATTTTCATCAGCGCCAAGACCGAGGAAACCGAACGGATCATCGGTCTCGAACTGGGCGCCGACGACTATATCACCAAACCTTTCAGCCCGCGCGAACTGGTCGCGCGGATCAAGGTCGTGCTGCGCCGGGCCGAAAAAAACGGTACCGCGCCAAACGGCGCGAGCGGGGGCGCCTATCAATTTTCCGGCTGGACGCTGAAATGCGACAAGCGAAGCCTTGTCGACGCCGACGGCGTGAGCGTGTCACTCTCGACCGGCGAATATCAGATGCTGCTGGCGCTGGTGTCCCGCGCCGGCAAGGTGCTTAACCGCGACCAGTTGCTCGACATCACCCAGGGCCGCGAGGCCCATGCCTTCGACCGCGCGGTTGACAACCAGATCAGCCGGCTGCGCCGCAAGATCGAGGCGGATCCCAAGAACCCAGAAATCATCAAGACCGTCTGGGGCGGCGGCTATGTGCTTGCCGGCGAGGTAAAATCCCTGTGA
- a CDS encoding ATP-binding protein, producing MKRLWPNSLVGQLLLVVALILLLAQGINSFLLYRGAQNQNLVEASTSAVSRIAYGLERQASDRPVSRRDPMRPRRWGQLRYSAESPVTDDMRRLPELEARAGQAFANMGIGFADIRATLRGDLTSDMTGHVIGTGRNERRKNPINRSMGGGPETSETKGFIIISAQQDDGQWVSIASAVRERSPLLVRTLIFQTVTIYLLMLIPLILLGRYISRPLKSLTATAQSFRPGTTEALEEQGPPDTRELIRAFNDMSGRVTRMIEEKDVMLGAIGHDLRTPLAALRVRVENVEDEVERERMVAGIEEMNNMLEDILSLARLGRSTEQSDPVDIRSLIETVVDEFSDLGRDVRYQRGEKQIAAVRETLVRRALRNLVGNATLYGTVADISVEKSGSSLLIHVDDDGPGIPEERIDAMFEPFLRGDASRNRATGGSGLGLTLARAIARDHGGDIILKNREKGGLRATLILPLG from the coding sequence GTGAAGCGGCTTTGGCCCAACAGTCTGGTCGGCCAGCTTCTGCTGGTCGTCGCGCTGATCCTGTTGCTGGCGCAGGGGATCAACAGTTTCCTGCTCTATCGCGGCGCCCAGAACCAGAATCTGGTCGAAGCCTCGACCTCCGCAGTATCCCGCATTGCTTACGGTCTGGAACGGCAGGCCAGCGATCGCCCGGTGTCGCGCCGAGATCCTATGCGGCCGCGGCGCTGGGGCCAACTGCGATATAGTGCGGAAAGCCCGGTAACCGACGATATGCGGCGGCTGCCAGAACTGGAAGCGCGGGCCGGTCAGGCCTTTGCCAATATGGGCATCGGCTTTGCCGATATTCGCGCGACCCTGCGCGGCGATCTGACCAGTGACATGACGGGCCATGTAATAGGCACCGGTCGCAATGAACGGCGCAAAAATCCTATCAACCGGTCAATGGGTGGCGGCCCTGAAACTTCGGAAACCAAGGGTTTCATCATCATTTCCGCGCAGCAGGACGACGGCCAGTGGGTCAGCATCGCCTCCGCCGTGCGCGAACGTTCGCCCCTGCTGGTCCGGACCTTGATATTCCAGACCGTCACTATCTATCTGCTGATGCTGATTCCGCTGATCTTGCTCGGCCGCTATATTTCACGCCCGCTGAAATCGCTGACCGCGACCGCCCAGTCTTTCCGGCCCGGCACCACCGAGGCACTGGAAGAACAGGGCCCGCCCGACACACGGGAACTGATCCGCGCCTTCAACGACATGAGCGGCCGCGTCACCCGGATGATCGAGGAAAAAGACGTGATGCTGGGCGCAATCGGCCACGATCTGCGGACGCCGCTGGCAGCTTTGCGGGTGCGTGTGGAAAATGTCGAGGACGAGGTCGAGCGCGAACGGATGGTCGCGGGGATCGAGGAAATGAACAATATGCTCGAGGACATCCTGTCTCTGGCGCGGCTGGGTCGCTCGACCGAACAGTCTGATCCGGTCGATATCCGCTCGCTGATCGAAACGGTTGTCGACGAGTTCAGCGATCTCGGCCGCGACGTGCGCTACCAGCGCGGCGAAAAGCAGATCGCCGCCGTCCGCGAGACCCTGGTCCGCCGGGCGCTGCGCAATCTGGTCGGCAATGCGACTCTTTACGGCACGGTTGCGGATATCTCTGTGGAAAAGTCCGGTAGCAGCCTGTTGATTCATGTTGATGATGACGGCCCCGGCATTCCCGAGGAGCGGATCGACGCGATGTTCGAGCCCTTTTTGCGCGGAGACGCATCGCGCAACCGCGCAACCGGCGGTTCCGGTCTGGGCCTGACGCTGGCCCGCGCCATCGCCCGCGACCATGGCGGGGATATCATCCTGAAAAACCGTGAAAAAGGCGGGCTACGCGCCACGCTGATATTGCCGCTGGGCTGA
- a CDS encoding M28 family peptidase, whose product MRKISTLLAGVTALSLSTAALSQDNDPMTLQAEALQDDVAYDIVEGLTTEVGPRQAGTEQEARARDWSVAKLKSLGFQNVRSEPFMMPTWVRGAETAAVVAPYPQKLIVTALGNSGSTGEKGITAEVAYFDSLDALKAVPDGSLDGKIAFVTHKMHRAQDGSGYSAFGPIRWFGPSIASQKGAVAYVIKSIGTDYHRNPHTGSTGFGEGVKAIPAGALSLPDADNLERMVKLARKDGKPVTMNLVLTPQNIGQQESGNVIAEVVGREPDLPMILVACHLDSWDLATGAFDDAAGCGIITAAAKNIKDHGQPLRTIRLLWAGAEEVGIWGGKAYRDAHRNKKHAIAMESDFGADKVWRVEFTLPDGARPVAEEIASSLLNLGIGRSAGAAGGGADIGPIISDSNLAIIDLQQDGSRYFDLHHTPDDTLDKIDPEQLRQNVAAWTTVLSIIANSDADFTMPVKP is encoded by the coding sequence ATGAGAAAAATATCCACCCTGCTCGCCGGCGTAACCGCGCTGTCCCTGTCCACCGCCGCTCTGTCCCAGGATAATGACCCGATGACGCTGCAGGCCGAGGCGCTGCAGGATGATGTCGCTTATGACATAGTCGAGGGGCTAACCACCGAGGTCGGGCCGCGGCAGGCGGGTACCGAGCAAGAAGCGCGGGCGCGTGACTGGTCGGTTGCCAAGCTCAAGTCCCTTGGTTTCCAGAATGTCCGCAGCGAGCCTTTCATGATGCCAACCTGGGTTCGCGGGGCGGAAACGGCGGCGGTCGTTGCGCCCTATCCGCAGAAGCTGATCGTCACCGCGCTCGGCAACAGCGGCAGCACGGGCGAGAAAGGGATTACTGCGGAGGTCGCCTATTTCGACTCGCTCGACGCGCTGAAAGCGGTGCCGGACGGCAGTCTCGACGGAAAAATCGCTTTTGTGACCCACAAGATGCACCGGGCGCAGGATGGTTCCGGCTATAGCGCTTTCGGTCCGATCCGCTGGTTCGGGCCGTCGATCGCCTCGCAGAAAGGTGCCGTGGCCTATGTCATCAAGTCGATCGGCACCGACTATCACCGCAATCCCCATACCGGCAGCACCGGCTTTGGTGAGGGCGTCAAAGCTATCCCGGCGGGCGCATTGTCGCTGCCCGATGCCGACAATCTCGAGCGGATGGTCAAGCTGGCGCGCAAGGACGGAAAGCCGGTCACGATGAATCTGGTGCTGACGCCGCAGAATATCGGCCAGCAGGAATCGGGCAATGTCATCGCCGAAGTGGTCGGGCGCGAGCCGGATCTGCCGATGATATTGGTCGCCTGTCATCTCGACAGCTGGGATCTGGCTACTGGTGCCTTTGACGATGCCGCAGGATGCGGGATCATCACGGCGGCGGCAAAGAATATCAAGGATCACGGCCAGCCCTTGCGCACGATCAGGCTGCTCTGGGCGGGCGCCGAGGAAGTCGGCATCTGGGGCGGCAAGGCCTATCGCGACGCCCATCGCAACAAGAAACACGCGATTGCCATGGAATCGGATTTTGGCGCCGACAAGGTCTGGCGGGTGGAGTTCACCCTGCCCGATGGCGCCAGGCCGGTAGCGGAAGAGATTGCGTCCAGCCTGCTCAATCTGGGCATCGGCCGTTCTGCCGGCGCTGCCGGGGGCGGGGCGGATATCGGTCCGATCATCAGCGACAGCAATCTGGCGATCATCGACCTGCAGCAGGATGGAAGCCGCTATTTTGATCTCCATCACACGCCGGACGACACGCTCGACAAGATCGATCCCGAGCAATTGCGGCAGAATGTCGCGGCCTGGACCACGGTGCTGTCGATCATCGCCAATAGCGATGCGGACTTCACCATGCCGGTAAAACCATGA
- the ettA gene encoding energy-dependent translational throttle protein EttA: protein MAVQYSYVMKGLTKTFPGAPKPVLDNIHLQFLPGTKIAIIGKNGAGKSTLMKIMAGQDEEFQGEAWAGEGIRVGYLAQEPHLDETKTVKENVMDGVREVADLVARFNEISTIMGDPPEDADFDALMEEMGTLQEKIDAVDGWTLDNQLEIAMEALRCPPGDSPVTDLSGGEKRRVALCRLLLDKPEILMLDEPTNHLDAESVAWLEKHLIDYPGNVILVTHDRYFLDNVVNWVLEIDRGKGIPFEGNYSNWLDAKAKRMAQEEREDKSRQKAIENELQWMRQSPKARQTKSKARIKSFDDLVASQENRVVGKAQILIQTPERLGSKVIEAKGLTKAYGDKLLFENLEFSLPPGGIVGIIGANGAGKTTLFRIITGQETPDSGTLELGETVKLGYVDQSRDELDASKNIWEEISGGHDYFTFGKNEVQTRAYVGAFNFKGVDQQKKVGQLSGGERNRVHLAKMLKEGGNVLLLDEPTNDLDVETLRALEDALETFAGCAVVISHDRFFLDRLATHILAFEGDSHVEWFEGNFEAYEEDKRRRLGDAADRPTRVAYKKLTR from the coding sequence ATGGCCGTCCAATATAGCTATGTCATGAAAGGTCTGACCAAGACTTTCCCCGGTGCTCCCAAGCCGGTGCTTGACAATATCCACCTGCAATTCCTGCCGGGCACGAAAATCGCCATCATCGGTAAGAACGGCGCCGGTAAGTCGACCCTGATGAAGATCATGGCCGGTCAGGACGAGGAATTTCAGGGCGAGGCCTGGGCAGGCGAGGGCATTCGCGTCGGCTATCTGGCACAGGAGCCGCACCTCGACGAGACCAAGACGGTCAAGGAAAATGTCATGGACGGCGTCCGCGAAGTCGCCGATCTGGTCGCCCGCTTCAACGAAATTTCCACGATCATGGGCGACCCGCCGGAAGATGCGGATTTTGACGCACTGATGGAGGAAATGGGCACTTTGCAGGAAAAAATCGACGCGGTTGACGGCTGGACGCTCGACAACCAGCTCGAAATCGCGATGGAAGCGTTGCGCTGCCCGCCCGGCGACAGTCCCGTGACCGATCTCTCCGGTGGCGAGAAGCGCCGCGTGGCGCTTTGCCGCCTGCTGCTCGACAAGCCGGAAATCCTGATGCTCGACGAACCGACCAACCATCTCGATGCCGAAAGCGTCGCCTGGCTCGAAAAGCATTTGATCGACTATCCCGGCAACGTCATTCTCGTCACCCATGACCGCTATTTCCTCGACAATGTCGTGAACTGGGTGCTCGAAATCGACCGCGGCAAGGGCATTCCGTTCGAAGGCAATTATTCCAACTGGCTCGACGCCAAGGCCAAGCGGATGGCGCAGGAAGAGCGCGAGGACAAGAGCCGCCAGAAGGCGATCGAAAACGAACTGCAATGGATGCGGCAGAGCCCCAAGGCACGGCAGACCAAGTCCAAGGCGCGTATCAAATCCTTTGACGATCTGGTTGCCTCGCAGGAAAACCGCGTCGTCGGCAAGGCGCAGATTCTGATCCAGACACCCGAGCGTCTCGGCTCCAAGGTGATCGAAGCCAAGGGCCTGACCAAGGCCTATGGCGACAAGCTGCTATTCGAGAATCTCGAATTCTCGCTGCCTCCGGGTGGTATCGTCGGCATTATCGGGGCGAACGGCGCGGGTAAGACAACGCTCTTCCGGATCATCACCGGCCAGGAAACACCCGACAGCGGAACGCTCGAACTCGGTGAGACGGTAAAGTTGGGCTATGTCGACCAAAGCCGGGACGAACTGGACGCATCGAAGAATATCTGGGAAGAAATTTCCGGCGGCCATGATTATTTCACCTTTGGCAAGAATGAAGTCCAGACCCGCGCCTATGTCGGCGCGTTCAACTTCAAAGGCGTCGACCAGCAGAAGAAGGTTGGCCAGCTGTCCGGCGGTGAACGCAACCGCGTCCATCTCGCCAAGATGCTCAAAGAGGGCGGCAACGTGCTGCTGCTCGATGAGCCGACCAACGATCTCGACGTCGAAACCCTGCGCGCGCTCGAAGACGCGCTCGAGACCTTCGCCGGCTGCGCCGTGGTCATTTCGCATGACCGCTTCTTTCTCGATCGGCTTGCCACGCATATCCTGGCGTTTGAAGGCGACAGCCATGTCGAATGGTTTGAAGGAAACTTTGAGGCCTATGAAGAGGATAAGCGGCGTCGTTTGGGTGACGCAGCGGATCGGCCAACACGGGTGGCGTATAAGAAATTGACTCGTTGA
- a CDS encoding DUF559 domain-containing protein, translating to MKEGALGEKRLTRRARSLRRDMTDAESKLWSRLRNRQLDNVKFVRQFPIGPYVTDFAARSIRLAIELDGGQHSEGKDAERTKIIEAHGYRVIRFWNNDVMENVEGVLEAIVHEMHIARGE from the coding sequence GTGAAGGAGGGAGCATTGGGAGAAAAACGACTAACCAGAAGAGCACGCTCGCTGCGCCGTGATATGACCGACGCTGAAAGCAAGCTCTGGTCGCGCCTCCGCAACCGGCAATTGGACAATGTCAAATTCGTAAGGCAATTTCCGATTGGTCCCTATGTCACCGACTTTGCCGCGAGGAGTATCAGGCTCGCAATCGAACTCGATGGTGGCCAGCACAGCGAAGGCAAGGATGCAGAGCGCACCAAGATCATCGAAGCCCACGGCTATCGCGTCATCCGCTTCTGGAACAATGATGTGATGGAGAATGTAGAAGGGGTACTCGAAGCAATCGTCCACGAGATGCATATCGCTAGAGGCGAATAA
- the putP gene encoding sodium/proline symporter PutP — MQTGALISLALYFIGMLAIGYYAWRKSTDSSEGYLLGGRNLHPAVAALSAGASDMSGWLLLGLPGALYAAGLVEVWIGIGLFLGALVNWIVVAPRLREQTERMGNALTIPEFLANRFPDKALALRVTSAIIIVLFFAVYTAAGLVGGGKLFETSFAGLFGDTGMSDYMTGIWLTAGVVLAYTMVGGFLAVSLTDFVQGCIMVVALVLMPIVVMTDDGGISAISSQLDAIDPNFLSLTAGLSFIGFLSAVTWGLGYFGQPHIIVRFMAIRSVADVPKARNIGMSWMGVALLGAIGVGITGRAYVEMNGLALKDPETIFILLANTLFHPLITGFLLAALLAAIMSTISSQLLVSSSSLTEDFYRLFLRKNASERETVNVGRLFVALVALVAIYIARDPDSKVLGLVSNAWAGFGAAFGPLILLSLTWKRMTGAGAVSGLVVGAGVVILWIAMGWNKEFMGGPGVYEIIPGFVAALVAIVGVSLAGKPTATI, encoded by the coding sequence ATGCAAACCGGAGCCCTTATCTCACTCGCCCTTTATTTCATCGGCATGCTGGCCATCGGCTATTATGCCTGGCGCAAGTCCACCGACAGCAGCGAAGGCTATTTGCTCGGGGGCCGTAACCTCCATCCCGCTGTGGCCGCCCTGTCCGCCGGAGCCTCCGACATGTCGGGCTGGCTGCTGCTCGGCCTGCCCGGGGCGCTTTATGCCGCCGGACTGGTCGAGGTGTGGATCGGCATCGGCCTGTTTCTGGGCGCGCTGGTCAACTGGATCGTCGTCGCGCCGCGCCTGCGCGAGCAGACCGAGCGCATGGGCAACGCCCTCACCATCCCCGAATTTCTCGCCAACCGCTTTCCCGACAAGGCGCTGGCGCTCAGGGTGACCTCGGCAATCATCATCGTCCTGTTCTTCGCCGTCTATACCGCAGCCGGCCTGGTCGGCGGCGGCAAATTGTTCGAGACCAGCTTCGCCGGGCTGTTCGGCGATACGGGCATGAGCGACTATATGACCGGAATCTGGCTCACCGCCGGTGTGGTGCTCGCCTATACGATGGTTGGTGGCTTTCTCGCCGTCAGCCTGACCGACTTCGTCCAGGGCTGTATCATGGTGGTGGCGCTGGTGCTGATGCCGATTGTGGTAATGACCGACGATGGCGGGATCAGCGCGATCAGCAGCCAGCTCGACGCGATCGACCCGAATTTCCTCAGCCTGACCGCCGGCCTGTCCTTCATCGGATTTCTTTCCGCCGTGACCTGGGGGCTTGGTTATTTCGGCCAGCCGCATATCATCGTGCGCTTCATGGCAATCCGCTCGGTCGCGGACGTGCCCAAGGCGCGCAATATCGGCATGAGCTGGATGGGCGTCGCATTGCTCGGCGCGATCGGCGTCGGCATCACCGGCCGCGCCTATGTCGAGATGAACGGGCTGGCGCTCAAGGATCCCGAAACCATCTTCATCCTGCTGGCCAATACATTGTTCCACCCGCTGATCACCGGCTTCCTGCTCGCCGCTTTGCTCGCCGCGATCATGAGCACGATCAGCTCGCAACTGCTGGTCTCCTCCAGCTCGCTGACCGAGGATTTCTACCGCCTGTTCCTGCGCAAGAATGCCAGCGAGCGGGAAACCGTCAATGTCGGGCGGCTGTTTGTAGCACTGGTGGCCTTGGTCGCGATCTATATCGCCCGCGATCCGGACAGCAAGGTGCTGGGACTGGTGTCAAACGCCTGGGCCGGATTCGGCGCAGCGTTCGGACCGCTGATCCTGCTGTCGCTGACCTGGAAGCGGATGACCGGTGCTGGCGCAGTGTCTGGACTGGTCGTCGGTGCCGGCGTGGTGATCCTGTGGATTGCCATGGGCTGGAACAAGGAATTCATGGGTGGTCCCGGTGTTTACGAGATTATTCCCGGCTTTGTTGCGGCGCTGGTGGCGATCGTCGGGGTTAGCCTGGCGGGGAAGCCAACCGCCACCATTTGA
- a CDS encoding NYN domain-containing protein → MNQHNDNIALLIDSDNASHNGLDPVLTALAELGTVNIRRAYGNWRKQSLKGWVDILHKYGVEPQQQFDMTKGKNATDMKMTIDAMDLLFRGNVTGFGIMSSDSDFMPLAMRIRQEGLPVYGFGSAKTPEAFKQACSRFIDVDALIKADKRHRVGGSKSDVKTSAKSDGAAGSGESSGGKVDDELLNLLIDAYQATKRDAEGYASLSEVGKIAGNRSSFDVRNYGFSRLSEMFEEVPNFQTKRDENGQLFVKRLR, encoded by the coding sequence ATGAACCAACATAATGACAATATCGCCCTGCTGATCGATTCCGACAATGCCAGCCACAATGGCCTCGATCCCGTACTGACCGCGCTGGCCGAGCTGGGCACGGTGAATATCCGCCGTGCCTACGGCAACTGGCGCAAGCAGTCGCTCAAGGGCTGGGTCGACATTTTGCACAAATATGGCGTCGAGCCGCAGCAGCAGTTCGACATGACGAAGGGCAAGAATGCCACGGACATGAAGATGACGATCGACGCGATGGACCTGCTGTTCCGCGGTAATGTTACCGGTTTCGGGATCATGAGCAGCGACAGCGACTTCATGCCGCTGGCGATGCGCATCCGGCAGGAAGGCCTGCCCGTCTACGGTTTCGGCAGCGCCAAGACGCCGGAAGCCTTCAAACAGGCCTGCAGCCGCTTTATCGACGTCGATGCGCTGATCAAGGCGGACAAGCGGCACCGCGTTGGCGGCAGCAAAAGTGACGTCAAGACGTCAGCCAAGTCCGATGGCGCCGCTGGATCTGGCGAAAGCAGCGGCGGCAAGGTGGATGATGAACTGCTCAACCTGCTGATCGACGCCTATCAGGCGACCAAACGCGACGCCGAGGGCTATGCCAGCCTGAGCGAGGTCGGCAAGATTGCCGGCAACCGGTCGAGTTTCGATGTGCGCAACTATGGCTTCTCCCGGCTGTCGGAAATGTTCGAAGAGGTTCCGAACTTCCAGACCAAACGCGATGAAAACGGGCAGTTATTTGTGAAACGGCTGCGGTGA
- a CDS encoding carbonic anhydrase yields the protein MTKFSDLLDGYRRFRSDQWQTQRQRWDELKEGQSPKVMIIACSDSRVDPTQIFDTNPGETFIVRNVAALVPPFETTPGQHGVSAALEFAVQFLKVEEVVVMGHGSCGGCAAALSEQMKDMPHGKGGFIADWITLLDDARSKVAHEHGDLGSSAAQLAMEHEGVRTSLANLRTFPCIQEKEADGSIRLIGAWFAIAEGKMHVLDQESDQFAVVD from the coding sequence ATGACAAAATTTTCAGACCTTCTCGATGGCTATCGCCGTTTCCGTTCCGACCAGTGGCAGACCCAGCGGCAACGCTGGGACGAGCTCAAGGAGGGCCAGAGCCCGAAGGTCATGATCATCGCCTGCAGCGACAGCCGCGTCGACCCGACGCAGATTTTCGATACCAACCCGGGCGAGACCTTCATCGTCCGCAACGTGGCCGCTCTCGTGCCGCCATTCGAGACCACACCGGGCCAGCATGGCGTCTCGGCCGCGCTGGAATTTGCCGTCCAGTTTCTCAAGGTCGAGGAAGTGGTCGTCATGGGCCATGGCAGCTGCGGCGGTTGCGCTGCTGCGCTGTCGGAGCAGATGAAGGACATGCCGCACGGCAAGGGCGGCTTTATCGCCGACTGGATCACCCTGCTCGACGACGCCCGGTCCAAGGTCGCGCACGAGCACGGAGATCTCGGCAGCAGCGCCGCCCAGCTGGCGATGGAACATGAAGGCGTCAGAACCAGCCTCGCCAATTTGCGGACCTTCCCCTGCATCCAGGAGAAGGAAGCGGACGGCTCGATTCGCCTGATCGGCGCCTGGTTCGCGATTGCCGAGGGAAAAATGCATGTCCTCGATCAGGAAAGCGACCAATTTGCGGTCGTGGACTGA
- the lipA gene encoding lipoyl synthase — MNEITKITPPEPRPERMRKPDWIRVKAPMGAEFEKTRALMREHKLNTVCEEAACPNIGECWTKKHATVMILGDVCTRACAFCNVKTGMPMPVDPLEPQHTADAAAKLGLEHIVITSVDRDDLPDGGASQFVKVIEALRRTTPKTTIEILTPDFRNKTEAAVEAIVAARPDVYNHNLETVPRLYPTIRPGARYYASLRLLEQVKRLDPSIFTKSGIMLGLSEQRLEVHQVMDDMRSADIDFLTMGQYLQPTTKHVKVSEFVKPQAFDAYASVARAKGFLLVASSPLTRSSYHAGEDFAKMRQAREEKLARSGDLNARP, encoded by the coding sequence ATGAACGAAATCACCAAGATCACTCCGCCGGAGCCTCGCCCCGAACGCATGCGCAAGCCCGACTGGATTCGCGTCAAGGCCCCGATGGGCGCGGAATTCGAGAAGACCCGCGCGCTGATGCGCGAGCATAAACTTAACACGGTTTGTGAAGAGGCAGCCTGCCCGAATATCGGCGAATGCTGGACCAAGAAGCACGCTACGGTGATGATACTCGGCGACGTTTGCACAAGGGCCTGTGCTTTCTGCAACGTCAAGACCGGCATGCCGATGCCGGTGGACCCGCTGGAGCCGCAGCACACCGCCGATGCCGCCGCCAAGCTGGGGCTGGAGCATATTGTGATCACCTCGGTCGATCGCGATGATCTGCCCGATGGCGGCGCCAGCCAGTTCGTGAAAGTGATCGAGGCCTTGCGCCGGACGACACCGAAAACCACGATCGAGATATTGACGCCGGACTTCCGCAACAAGACCGAAGCGGCGGTCGAGGCCATCGTCGCCGCCCGTCCCGACGTCTATAATCACAATCTGGAGACTGTCCCCCGCCTCTATCCGACCATCCGCCCCGGAGCGCGCTATTATGCCTCGCTGCGTCTGCTGGAGCAGGTCAAGCGGCTCGATCCGTCGATCTTCACCAAGTCCGGCATCATGCTTGGTCTCAGCGAACAGCGGCTGGAAGTGCATCAGGTGATGGACGATATGCGCAGCGCCGATATCGATTTCCTGACGATGGGCCAATATCTGCAGCCGACGACCAAACATGTGAAAGTCAGCGAATTCGTCAAGCCGCAGGCCTTTGACGCTTATGCCTCGGTCGCCCGCGCCAAGGGCTTCCTGCTGGTCGCATCCAGCCCGCTGACCCGTTCCAGCTATCACGCCGGCGAGGATTTTGCGAAGATGCGCCAGGCGCGCGAGGAAAAGCTGGCGCGTTCCGGTGATCTGAATGCCCGTCCATAG
- a CDS encoding type II toxin-antitoxin system RatA family toxin — MPVHRETRDLPYSAAQMYALVADVGRYQEFLPWVVGTRIRADSETEMLADVLVGFKGLREQFSSRVIKAHNQSIDVDYLDGPLKQLHNEWRFRSRDGGGCHVDFYVEFTFKNRMFEKLAGQMFAKALHKMTSAFVDRAGEIYGSSYSLSSGSSSSSATSTA, encoded by the coding sequence ATGCCCGTCCATAGGGAAACCCGCGACCTGCCTTACAGCGCGGCCCAAATGTACGCGCTGGTCGCCGATGTCGGACGCTATCAGGAATTTCTGCCCTGGGTGGTTGGCACGCGGATCCGGGCCGACAGTGAAACCGAAATGCTCGCCGATGTCCTCGTTGGATTCAAGGGCCTGCGCGAGCAATTTTCGTCGCGGGTGATCAAGGCGCACAACCAGTCGATCGATGTCGACTATCTCGACGGCCCGCTGAAGCAGTTGCACAATGAATGGCGCTTCCGGTCGCGCGACGGCGGTGGCTGCCATGTCGACTTCTACGTCGAATTCACCTTCAAGAACCGGATGTTCGAGAAACTGGCCGGGCAGATGTTCGCCAAGGCGCTGCACAAAATGACCAGCGCCTTTGTCGACCGCGCTGGCGAAATTTACGGCAGCAGCTACTCGCTGTCTTCGGGCAGCAGCAGTTCCAGCGCAACCAGCACGGCCTGA
- a CDS encoding CinA family protein, which produces MQNLLPPELAALAAKVIEQNRKIGRRITVAESCTGGLVAAALTEVAGSSDVFDCGFITYSNDAKQSMVGVSGDLLETFGAVSIAVAWEMAQGALERSGCDVAVAITGVAGPGGGTEKKPVGTVVFAKAEKGKSVDDVVADRKNFGDDKSRADIRFQAVLVALELLLPEDSE; this is translated from the coding sequence ATGCAAAATCTTCTTCCCCCCGAACTGGCCGCGCTGGCTGCCAAGGTGATCGAACAGAACCGCAAGATCGGCCGGCGGATTACCGTCGCCGAAAGCTGTACTGGCGGTCTGGTCGCCGCCGCGTTGACCGAAGTGGCTGGCAGCAGCGACGTGTTCGATTGCGGCTTCATCACCTATTCCAATGACGCCAAGCAGTCGATGGTGGGCGTCAGCGGTGATCTGCTCGAGACCTTTGGTGCGGTGTCCATCGCGGTCGCCTGGGAAATGGCGCAGGGGGCGCTCGAGCGCTCGGGCTGCGATGTCGCAGTGGCGATCACCGGAGTCGCAGGACCCGGCGGCGGGACCGAGAAAAAGCCGGTTGGTACGGTGGTTTTTGCCAAGGCCGAAAAAGGCAAGAGCGTCGATGATGTGGTCGCCGACCGCAAGAATTTCGGCGACGACAAGAGCCGTGCCGATATCCGCTTTCAGGCCGTGCTGGTTGCGCTGGAACTGCTGCTGCCCGAAGACAGCGAGTAG